The following are encoded in a window of Oncorhynchus mykiss isolate Arlee chromosome 31, USDA_OmykA_1.1, whole genome shotgun sequence genomic DNA:
- the LOC110504954 gene encoding transcription factor Sox-3 produces MYNMMETEIKSPLPQSNSGSAAGNKNNSANDQDRVKRPMNAFMVWSRGQRRKMAQENPKMHNSEISKRLGADWKLLTDAEKRPFIDEAKRLRAMHMKEHPDYKYRPRRKTKTLLKKDKYSLPGGLLAPGANAVNNGVSVGQRMDSYAHMNGWTNSAYSLMQDQLAYPQHHSPQIQQMHRYEMAGLQYPMMSSAQTYMNAASTYSMSPAYTQQTSSAMGLGSMASVCKTEPSSPPPAITSHSQRACLGDLRDMISMYLPPGGDSADHPSLQTSRLHSVHPHYQTAGTGVNGTLPLTHI; encoded by the coding sequence ATGTATAACATGATGGAAACTGAGATCAAGAGCCCACTCCCGCAGTCCAATTCGGGTTCAGCGGCGGGCAACAAGAACAACAGTGCCAACGACCAGGACCGGGTGAAGCGGCCTATGAATGCTTTCATGGTGTGGTCCCGTGGACAGCGGCGAAAGATGGCACAAGAGAACCCTAAAATGCACAACTCTGAGATTAGCAAGCGGCTCGGTGCAGACTGGAAACTTTTGACCGACGCGGAGAAGAGACCCTTCATCGACGAGGCCAAGCGTCTGCGCGCCATGCACATGAAGGAGCATCCGGATTACAAATACCGTCCCCGCAGGAAGACCAAGACCCTGCTCAAGAAAGACAAGTATTCTTTGCCTGGAGGACTTCTGGCGCCAGGTGCCAACGCTGTCAACAACGGCGTCTCGGTGGGACAGCGGATGGACAGTTATGCTCACATGAATGGCTGGACCAACAGTGCGTACTCCCTCATGCAGGACCAGTTGGCCTACCCTCAGCATCACAGCCCACAGATTCAGCAGATGCACCGGTATGAGATGGCAGGGCTCCAGTACCCCATGATGTCCTCGGCGCAAACCTACATGAACGCAGCATCCACGTACAGCATGTCCCCCGCATACACGCAGCAAACCTCCAGTGCCATGGGCTTGGGTTCCATGGCCTCCGTGTGCAAGACCGAGCCGAGCTCACCACCTCCGGCGATTACTTCTCATTCCCAGAGAGCGTGTTTGGGGGACCTGAGGGATATGATCAGCATGTACCTGCCTCCCGGTGGCGACAGCGCGGATCACCCGTCCCTGCAGACCAGTCGGTTACACAGTGTACATCCGCACTATCAGACCGCGGGGACTGGCGTGAACGGAACGCTACCCCTAACCCACATTTGA